One bacterium genomic window carries:
- the gyrA gene encoding DNA gyrase subunit A, translated as MAEEKKKFAQEIKPREISEEMENSYLDYAMSVIVSRALPDVRDGLKPVHRRILYTMKEMGLLSSAKFRKSATVVGSVLGRYHPHGDVAVYDALVRMAQDFSLRYPLISGQGNFGSIDGDSAAAMRYTESKLAPVAEEMLLDIEKETVDFMPNYDGTRQEPKVLPAKLPNLIINGTLGIAVGMATSIPPHNLGEVIEAIIHLIDNPEASVEDLLQFVKGPDFPTGGLVYDWEELKALYSSGKGKVIMRAKAEIEEGSRGRFRIIISEIPYQVNKAVLLQKIAALVKDKKVKGIADLRDESGKEGIRIVIELKREAHPKKVLNQLYKFTPLQEILYVNMLALDKGIQPRVFNLKTLLQAYIDHRQEIVTRRTRFELKKAEARKHILEGLLTALDHLDEVIKTIRESANRLQAHKRLRKRFKLSDKQTEAILEMRLHQLSALERKQVLKEYKEIKKLIKELKKLLSSAKEILKVVKKELKELRKKYADERRTKIYKQKIGEMSLEDLVANELNLVVLTSDNYIKRMPINTYRSQARGGKGVLGMATKEEDEVARIFAAMTHDRLLFFTNQGRVLEALVYDLPEGTRQSKGSPLVNFIELKPQEKVTAVVNLALDSHFEYLFMATKAGVVKKVKISDLAKIRKSGIIIVRLRKEDELLWAQPTSGRDEIILVSALGQSVRFKESEVRPMGRSAGGVKGIELGEDDYLVGMDVIAKAYKEDEEVAQAVKETGLNQEEADSLLVLKQRGGEDFYLLTISELGYGKISALNYFKIQRRGGKGLRAAKVSRRTGKLVVARLIKRTHHKELILISKQGQMIKTPLKSLRPLSRVTQGVRLMRLRVDDKIASVAVY; from the coding sequence ATGGCAGAAGAAAAAAAGAAATTTGCCCAAGAGATAAAGCCAAGAGAGATTTCTGAAGAGATGGAGAACTCTTATTTGGATTACGCAATGTCAGTGATAGTTTCTCGCGCTTTGCCTGATGTTAGGGATGGCTTAAAACCAGTGCATCGGCGCATTCTTTACACTATGAAGGAGATGGGACTTCTCTCTTCAGCTAAATTCAGAAAATCAGCTACTGTTGTAGGTTCTGTTTTAGGGCGCTACCATCCTCATGGAGATGTGGCTGTTTATGATGCTTTGGTGAGAATGGCGCAAGATTTTTCTCTGCGTTATCCTCTTATCTCAGGTCAAGGCAACTTTGGTTCAATTGATGGGGACTCTGCGGCGGCGATGCGTTATACCGAATCCAAGCTTGCTCCTGTAGCTGAAGAGATGCTTTTAGACATTGAGAAAGAGACCGTTGATTTTATGCCCAATTATGACGGCACAAGGCAAGAGCCCAAAGTTTTGCCTGCCAAGCTTCCTAACTTAATTATTAACGGCACTTTAGGGATTGCTGTTGGTATGGCTACCAGTATTCCGCCCCATAATTTAGGTGAAGTAATAGAGGCTATAATCCATTTGATAGATAATCCGGAGGCTTCTGTTGAAGATTTGCTTCAATTTGTTAAAGGGCCTGATTTTCCTACCGGAGGTTTGGTTTATGATTGGGAAGAGTTAAAGGCTCTATACTCTTCTGGCAAAGGCAAAGTAATAATGAGGGCAAAAGCTGAGATAGAAGAAGGATCGCGGGGAAGATTTCGTATTATTATTTCTGAGATTCCTTATCAGGTTAATAAAGCTGTTCTTTTGCAGAAGATTGCTGCTTTGGTAAAAGACAAAAAGGTTAAAGGCATTGCTGATTTAAGAGATGAATCAGGTAAAGAGGGTATCCGTATAGTGATTGAGTTAAAAAGAGAGGCCCATCCTAAAAAGGTCCTAAACCAGCTTTATAAATTTACTCCTTTACAGGAAATCCTCTACGTTAATATGCTGGCTTTAGACAAAGGGATTCAGCCTCGGGTTTTTAATTTAAAAACCCTTTTGCAGGCTTATATTGATCACCGCCAGGAGATCGTTACCCGCAGAACTCGTTTTGAACTCAAAAAAGCTGAGGCGCGGAAACACATCTTAGAAGGGTTGTTAACAGCTTTAGATCACCTTGACGAAGTTATTAAAACTATCAGAGAGTCAGCTAACCGTCTACAAGCTCATAAGCGCTTACGCAAAAGATTTAAACTCTCTGACAAACAAACAGAGGCTATCTTAGAGATGCGCCTGCACCAGCTTTCTGCCTTGGAGAGAAAACAGGTTTTAAAGGAATATAAGGAGATTAAAAAATTAATAAAAGAACTAAAAAAACTTTTGTCTTCAGCCAAAGAGATTCTGAAAGTAGTCAAGAAGGAGCTCAAGGAGCTGAGAAAGAAGTATGCTGATGAGCGGCGTACTAAGATATATAAGCAAAAAATAGGGGAGATGTCTCTTGAGGATTTGGTGGCTAATGAATTGAATTTAGTGGTTCTGACTTCAGATAACTATATCAAGCGAATGCCTATTAATACTTATCGTTCTCAAGCTCGAGGGGGCAAAGGGGTTTTAGGTATGGCTACCAAGGAGGAAGACGAGGTAGCGCGGATTTTTGCTGCTATGACACATGACAGGCTCTTGTTTTTTACTAATCAAGGGAGAGTTTTAGAGGCTTTAGTCTATGATCTGCCCGAAGGTACACGGCAGTCTAAAGGGTCTCCTTTGGTTAATTTTATTGAATTAAAACCTCAAGAGAAGGTAACTGCGGTAGTTAATTTAGCTTTGGATTCCCATTTTGAATATCTGTTTATGGCCACTAAGGCAGGAGTGGTAAAAAAGGTAAAAATTAGTGACCTAGCCAAAATTCGCAAATCAGGTATTATTATTGTTCGCCTCCGTAAAGAAGATGAGCTTCTTTGGGCTCAGCCTACTTCTGGCAGAGATGAGATAATTTTAGTCAGTGCTTTGGGTCAGTCAGTCAGGTTTAAAGAGAGTGAGGTCAGGCCAATGGGCAGGAGCGCCGGTGGAGTTAAGGGGATTGAATTAGGAGAAGATGATTATTTAGTGGGTATGGATGTTATTGCCAAGGCTTATAAAGAGGACGAAGAGGTAGCTCAAGCTGTAAAAGAGACAGGTTTAAATCAAGAAGAAGCAGATAGTCTTTTGGTTTTAAAGCAGAGAGGCGGTGAAGATTTTTATCTGCTTACTATTAGCGAGTTGGGTTATGGCAAAATATCTGCTCTGAACTATTTCAAAATCCAGAGAAGAGGTGGTAAAGGATTGAGAGCAGCTAAAGTAAGCCGCAGAACAGGAAAATTAGTGGTAGCCCGCCTGATTAAACGCACTCATCACAAAGAGTTGATTTTAATCTCTAAACAAGGGCAGATGATAAAGACCCCGCTTAAATCTTTAAGACCTTTGTCCCGGGTTACTCAAGGGGTGAGGTTAATGCGTTTGCGTGTTGATGACAAAATTGCTTCAGTTGCTGTTTATTAA